In a genomic window of Alteromonas gilva:
- a CDS encoding protein phosphatase CheZ yields MTEKKKVPMTLDEAKQLVTFLENGDDESANALLDAVAMKESVELFAEVGKLTRQLHDSLNNFQLDERIAGLANEEIPDAQTRLTYVIEETEKAANTTMDAVESSMPIVETMKGQLDSVMPEWKKLMNREIELDEFKSMCLDLDKFLEESAKNADQLMSLLTEVLMAQGYQDLTGQVIRRVIELVKEVEDSLVHMLTVFGGAEVSKSPSAAPKSVETEIKAEGPIIDAESRDDVVSGQDDVDDLLSSLGF; encoded by the coding sequence ATGACTGAAAAAAAGAAAGTCCCCATGACTCTGGACGAAGCAAAGCAGTTGGTTACCTTTTTAGAAAATGGTGACGATGAATCGGCTAACGCCCTGCTGGATGCTGTCGCGATGAAAGAGTCCGTAGAACTATTTGCAGAAGTGGGCAAGCTTACCCGTCAGCTTCACGACTCGTTGAACAACTTTCAATTGGACGAACGCATAGCCGGTCTGGCTAACGAAGAAATTCCCGATGCACAGACACGATTGACCTACGTTATTGAAGAAACTGAAAAAGCAGCTAATACTACAATGGATGCTGTAGAAAGCAGTATGCCGATTGTTGAAACCATGAAAGGTCAACTCGACAGTGTGATGCCTGAGTGGAAAAAACTGATGAACCGCGAGATCGAGCTTGATGAGTTTAAGTCGATGTGTCTCGATTTAGATAAGTTTTTAGAAGAATCTGCCAAAAATGCCGATCAGCTTATGTCGTTGTTAACCGAAGTACTGATGGCTCAAGGATATCAGGATTTGACTGGCCAGGTAATCCGCAGAGTGATCGAGTTGGTGAAAGAGGTTGAAGACAGTCTGGTTCACATGTTGACCGTGTTTGGTGGTGCCGAGGTGTCGAAGTCACCCAGTGCAGCGCCTAAGTCGGTTGAAACAGAAATCAAAGCCGAGGGGCCAATTATTGATGCTGAGTCACGCGATGACGTAGTGTCTGGCCAGGATGATGTAGACGATTTATTGTCCAGCCTGGGTTTTTAG
- a CDS encoding chemotaxis protein CheA has translation MSFDVDEDILQDFLVEAGEILEQLQEQLVDLENNPEDKDLLNAIFRGYHTVKGGAGFLSLTELVEICHGAENVFDVMRNGQRTLTPELMDTILQATDVVVDMFEKVKMREPLVPASAQLVETLHKLSTPETADENIFEDSAEAPAAPAEPEPIEDTFELDDEPVSTPDTTARSSELIEDISEDEFEALLDELHGTGGAPGAASAAKQATPKAEASVAASGGDDITDDEFEALLDELHGKGQFSKESAVEPSAKATPAAPVSDDSDEISDDEFEALLDQLHGEGKGPAAAAAKPAAASSEAAAPAATSKDKEKPAPKEASKPAPQPAAKAAPAAAKSPAPAGKEEKKSTPPPPPAETTVRVDTKRLDQIMNMVGELVLVRNRLISLGINNADESMSKAIANLDVVTGDLQGAVMQTRMQPIKKVFGRFPRVVRDLARTLKKEITLELEGEETDLDKNLVEALADPLVHLVRNSVDHGIEMPDDRQAAGKARMGKVKLSASQEGDHILLVIEDDGKGMDAEKLKEIAISRGVLDADAAARMSDVEAFNLIFAPGFSTKTEISDISGRGVGMDVVKTKINQLNGTVNIDSALGRGTRLEIKVPLTLAILPTLMIIVGKQTFALPLGSVSEIINMDIKKTNTVDGQLTMIVRSKAIPLFFLGEWLIRGPKNIERDKGHVVVVQMGTKQVGFVVDALIGQEEVVIKPLDALLQGTPGMAGATITSDGGIALILDIPNLLKRYARKIIK, from the coding sequence ATGTCTTTTGATGTCGATGAAGATATTTTGCAGGACTTTCTGGTGGAAGCCGGAGAAATACTGGAACAACTCCAGGAGCAGTTAGTTGATCTGGAAAATAATCCGGAAGATAAGGATCTTCTCAATGCAATATTCCGTGGCTATCACACCGTTAAAGGCGGTGCGGGCTTTTTATCTTTAACTGAATTAGTTGAGATCTGTCACGGTGCCGAAAATGTGTTCGATGTTATGCGAAATGGACAGCGAACACTCACTCCTGAATTGATGGATACGATTCTGCAAGCCACAGATGTTGTGGTGGATATGTTCGAAAAGGTCAAAATGCGTGAGCCGCTGGTGCCAGCCAGCGCGCAGCTCGTCGAGACATTGCACAAGCTCAGCACCCCTGAAACAGCGGATGAAAACATCTTTGAGGATAGTGCCGAAGCGCCAGCAGCACCTGCAGAGCCAGAACCGATCGAAGATACCTTTGAGTTAGACGATGAGCCGGTCAGTACGCCTGACACAACGGCACGTTCGTCTGAACTCATCGAAGATATTTCTGAAGATGAGTTCGAAGCCTTACTTGATGAGTTGCATGGTACCGGCGGAGCGCCTGGTGCTGCCAGCGCAGCGAAACAGGCAACGCCGAAAGCCGAGGCATCAGTGGCTGCCAGTGGTGGTGATGATATTACCGACGACGAATTTGAAGCGCTGTTGGATGAACTGCATGGCAAAGGGCAGTTTAGTAAAGAAAGTGCCGTAGAGCCTTCCGCAAAGGCAACGCCGGCCGCCCCGGTCTCTGATGATAGCGACGAAATATCGGACGATGAATTCGAAGCGCTGCTTGATCAGTTGCATGGCGAGGGCAAAGGGCCTGCTGCCGCTGCGGCTAAACCTGCTGCTGCCAGTAGTGAAGCCGCTGCGCCAGCTGCAACTTCAAAGGATAAAGAAAAGCCTGCGCCTAAAGAGGCCAGCAAGCCTGCGCCGCAACCAGCCGCCAAAGCGGCACCGGCAGCGGCCAAGTCGCCTGCACCTGCGGGCAAAGAGGAAAAGAAATCAACGCCACCCCCACCACCAGCTGAAACAACCGTGCGGGTTGATACCAAACGCCTTGATCAGATCATGAATATGGTGGGCGAGCTGGTACTGGTTCGAAACCGACTGATCAGCCTTGGCATCAATAATGCCGATGAGTCGATGTCGAAAGCCATTGCTAATTTGGATGTGGTGACCGGCGATCTGCAAGGCGCGGTCATGCAGACACGCATGCAGCCTATCAAGAAAGTGTTTGGTCGTTTCCCACGGGTTGTTCGCGATTTGGCGCGCACGCTGAAAAAAGAAATCACCCTGGAGCTTGAGGGTGAAGAGACCGACTTAGATAAAAATCTGGTTGAGGCGCTGGCCGATCCTTTAGTGCATTTGGTGCGAAATTCCGTAGACCATGGCATTGAAATGCCTGATGACCGTCAGGCTGCAGGGAAAGCCCGTATGGGTAAGGTTAAGCTTTCCGCTTCGCAGGAAGGCGACCATATTCTGCTTGTCATCGAAGATGATGGTAAGGGAATGGATGCCGAAAAACTCAAGGAAATTGCTATTTCCCGGGGCGTTTTGGATGCCGATGCGGCGGCGAGAATGTCAGATGTCGAAGCGTTTAATTTGATTTTTGCACCAGGGTTTTCAACCAAAACTGAGATCAGCGACATATCTGGTCGTGGTGTTGGTATGGATGTGGTTAAAACCAAGATCAACCAGTTAAATGGTACTGTTAATATTGATTCTGCACTGGGGCGTGGTACCCGTTTAGAAATCAAGGTTCCGCTGACGCTCGCTATCTTGCCTACCCTGATGATCATTGTTGGTAAGCAAACGTTTGCCCTGCCGTTAGGGTCGGTAAGCGAAATCATTAACATGGACATTAAAAAGACCAACACCGTCGATGGCCAGCTGACTATGATAGTACGGTCCAAAGCGATACCGCTGTTTTTCTTAGGTGAATGGTTGATTCGCGGGCCCAAAAACATAGAGCGAGACAAAGGTCACGTAGTGGTTGTGCAGATGGGCACTAAGCAGGTTGGCTTTGTTGTTGATGCGCTGATTGGTCAGGAAGAAGTGGTAATCAAGCCCCTCGATGCGTTATTACAGGGCACTCCTGGTATGGCGGGAGCGACGATTACATCCGACGGTGGTATTGCGTTAATTCTTGATATTCCGAACTTGCTGAAACGTTACGCGCGTAAAATTATTAAGTAA